In a single window of the Terriglobus roseus genome:
- a CDS encoding SIMPL domain-containing protein produces MDDRKSLVTTALALGGTLGVSLVIAGWVMGSQIKATKLSDRYVTVKGLVERTVKSDTGIWNVAFKEAGNDLPPVFAKSQADKQAIVDFFAKQGFSGSEVSVGQIQVTDTQANEYGGNQARNRYIVQQTVTLTTHDVDKLQRAGQNTADLVQAGIVVGGNQFGGGSGISYRWTGLNALKPDMITEATRNARASADRFAADSGSHVGAIRTANQGVFSISAAGPAASTGSGEEGGGGPSADSTVMKQVRVVTTVDYYLQ; encoded by the coding sequence GTGGACGATCGGAAGTCACTGGTAACGACGGCACTTGCGCTTGGTGGCACTCTGGGTGTCAGCCTCGTCATTGCCGGTTGGGTCATGGGTTCGCAGATTAAGGCGACCAAGCTCAGTGATCGCTACGTCACCGTGAAGGGCCTCGTCGAACGCACGGTGAAGTCTGATACCGGCATCTGGAATGTGGCCTTCAAGGAGGCCGGAAACGATCTTCCGCCGGTCTTCGCGAAGAGCCAGGCCGACAAGCAGGCGATTGTCGACTTCTTCGCGAAGCAAGGCTTCTCAGGCAGCGAAGTCTCCGTCGGCCAGATCCAGGTCACAGACACGCAGGCGAACGAGTATGGCGGCAACCAGGCGAGAAATCGCTACATCGTGCAGCAGACTGTCACGCTGACGACGCATGACGTCGACAAGCTGCAGCGCGCGGGCCAGAACACGGCAGACCTGGTGCAGGCCGGCATTGTGGTCGGCGGGAACCAGTTCGGCGGTGGATCCGGCATTTCCTACAGGTGGACGGGGCTGAACGCTTTGAAGCCAGACATGATCACGGAAGCCACGCGCAATGCGCGAGCATCGGCTGATCGGTTTGCCGCGGACTCGGGCAGCCACGTCGGCGCTATCCGCACGGCCAACCAGGGCGTCTTTTCCATCTCGGCTGCCGGGCCGGCTGCGAGCACTGGGAGCGGTGAAGAAGGTGGCGGTGGCCCATCTGCCGACTCCACCGTGATGAAGCAGGTCCGCGTCGTCACGACAGTCGACTACTACCTGCAGTAA
- the alaS gene encoding alanine--tRNA ligase: MRHLTGSQIREDFLRFFEEKGHRRVHSSSLVPHNDPTLLFANAGMNQFKDVFLGAEQRAYNRATTSQKCVRAGGKHNDLENVGFTRRHHTFFEMLGNFSFGDYFKQDAIAFAWELLTSPDWFGIDKDRLYVTIFEGDAQTPRDDEAEQYWLAAGVPKDRIYELGAKDNFWQMGETGPCGPCSEIYFDLGLEASETGEDKPFGEDDQRYMEIWNLVFMQFDRQVSAGGAVELLPLPKPSIDTGMGLERIACVLQGKLSNYQSDLFVPLIAKAIELTGFQALTAEEGAVVDLKGAASLRIIADHARAATFLIADGVVPGNGQREYVLRKIIRRGIRHGRLLGQEQPFMHQMVYAVRDEMQVAYPELADVADRVAKVVLQEEQQFARTLQLGLVRMTNEVLQDGAQAFSLYETFGMPLDFMTDAARDAGVEFDMVGFERAKEEEQARARSSWKGGSQKTASPVYRELEKTQFLGYGGLRADDAVVLALVKNGEGVNVLMPGDEGEVVLDRTSFYADSGGQVGDTGWLYPTDHTGALADVHGCTKPVQGVFAHKVTVRRPIAVGDTLDAVVDGTERAATIRNHTGTHLLHAALREVLGTHVKQAGSLNNRSRLRFDFSHFTQVADEELQDIEDIINREVMGNTKVETFVDVPIDVAVNEFKATALFGEKYGDKVRVVKIGDFSTELCGGIHTGATGEIGLIKLTGESSVSSGIRRVEAVSGTGSLAEFRRDFDLAKVAGTLIGGSTEYPAVALQAKLNAQDEELKKLRRELDQARMKSASAASENAAESAVEVKGIKVLAQKVIGLDRNQMRTLADTLRSRLGSGVVVLGAATEDGKVALIAAVTKDLVGTVQAGKIVGALAVKVGGKGGGRPDLAEAGGTDPSQLDAALASAGATVGDLIG, encoded by the coding sequence ATGCGCCACTTAACTGGAAGCCAGATTCGCGAAGATTTTCTGCGGTTTTTTGAGGAGAAGGGACACCGCCGTGTCCACTCGTCATCGCTCGTCCCTCACAACGATCCAACGCTGCTGTTCGCCAACGCCGGCATGAACCAGTTCAAGGACGTCTTCCTGGGAGCGGAGCAGCGTGCCTATAACCGCGCCACCACCTCGCAGAAGTGCGTCCGCGCGGGCGGCAAGCACAACGATCTGGAAAACGTTGGCTTCACCCGTCGCCACCACACCTTCTTCGAGATGCTGGGAAACTTCAGCTTTGGCGATTACTTCAAGCAGGATGCCATCGCCTTCGCGTGGGAATTGCTGACGTCGCCGGACTGGTTCGGGATCGACAAGGATCGGCTTTACGTCACCATCTTCGAAGGCGACGCGCAGACCCCGCGCGACGACGAGGCCGAGCAGTACTGGCTGGCCGCGGGCGTGCCGAAGGATCGCATCTACGAATTGGGTGCGAAGGACAACTTCTGGCAGATGGGCGAGACCGGCCCCTGCGGCCCGTGCTCCGAGATCTACTTCGATCTGGGCCTTGAGGCGAGCGAGACCGGCGAAGACAAGCCCTTCGGCGAAGACGACCAGCGCTACATGGAGATCTGGAACCTCGTCTTCATGCAATTTGACCGGCAGGTAAGTGCGGGTGGCGCGGTGGAGTTGCTGCCGCTGCCGAAGCCCAGCATCGACACCGGCATGGGCCTGGAGCGTATTGCCTGCGTACTGCAGGGCAAGCTGTCGAACTACCAGAGCGATCTGTTCGTGCCGCTGATCGCGAAGGCGATCGAGTTGACCGGCTTCCAGGCGCTCACCGCCGAAGAGGGTGCGGTTGTCGATCTGAAGGGGGCGGCCAGCCTGCGCATCATTGCTGACCATGCACGCGCCGCGACCTTCCTGATCGCCGATGGTGTTGTTCCGGGGAACGGTCAGCGGGAGTATGTTCTGCGCAAGATCATCCGTCGCGGCATCCGTCATGGACGTCTGCTTGGGCAGGAACAGCCCTTCATGCACCAGATGGTCTACGCCGTTCGCGATGAGATGCAGGTTGCATATCCCGAGCTCGCGGATGTTGCGGATCGCGTTGCGAAGGTTGTGCTGCAGGAAGAGCAGCAGTTCGCTCGGACGCTGCAGCTTGGTCTCGTTCGCATGACCAACGAAGTCCTGCAGGATGGCGCCCAGGCGTTCTCGTTGTACGAGACCTTCGGTATGCCGCTGGACTTCATGACGGACGCGGCCCGCGATGCGGGCGTTGAGTTCGACATGGTCGGCTTTGAGCGTGCCAAGGAAGAGGAGCAGGCTCGTGCCCGTTCGTCGTGGAAAGGCGGCTCGCAGAAGACAGCGAGCCCCGTCTATCGCGAGCTTGAGAAGACACAGTTCCTCGGGTACGGCGGGCTGCGTGCGGATGATGCGGTTGTTCTCGCACTTGTGAAGAACGGCGAAGGCGTGAATGTGCTGATGCCGGGCGATGAGGGCGAGGTCGTGCTCGATCGCACCAGCTTCTACGCGGACTCGGGCGGCCAGGTGGGCGATACCGGCTGGCTGTATCCGACCGACCACACCGGCGCGCTGGCTGACGTGCATGGCTGCACGAAGCCGGTGCAGGGCGTCTTCGCGCACAAGGTCACGGTACGCCGTCCCATCGCTGTCGGCGACACGCTGGACGCTGTAGTGGATGGCACCGAACGCGCTGCGACCATCCGGAATCACACCGGGACGCACCTGTTGCATGCCGCGCTGCGCGAGGTGCTGGGCACGCATGTGAAGCAGGCGGGATCGTTGAACAATCGTTCGCGCCTCCGCTTCGACTTCTCGCACTTCACGCAGGTCGCGGATGAAGAGCTGCAAGACATCGAGGACATCATCAACCGCGAGGTCATGGGCAACACGAAGGTCGAGACCTTTGTAGATGTGCCCATTGACGTGGCAGTGAATGAGTTCAAGGCAACCGCTCTCTTCGGTGAGAAGTACGGGGACAAGGTTCGCGTCGTGAAGATCGGCGACTTCTCCACAGAACTTTGCGGCGGTATCCACACCGGCGCTACGGGCGAGATTGGTCTCATCAAGCTGACCGGTGAATCGTCGGTGTCGAGCGGCATCCGGCGTGTTGAGGCCGTAAGCGGTACCGGCTCGCTCGCGGAGTTCCGTCGTGACTTCGATCTTGCCAAGGTTGCCGGTACGCTGATCGGTGGCAGCACGGAGTATCCGGCAGTCGCATTGCAGGCGAAGCTGAATGCGCAGGATGAAGAACTCAAGAAGCTGCGCCGCGAGCTGGACCAGGCCCGCATGAAGTCGGCTTCCGCAGCCAGCGAGAACGCTGCCGAGTCGGCCGTCGAAGTGAAGGGCATCAAGGTGCTTGCGCAGAAGGTCATCGGTCTTGATCGCAACCAGATGCGCACGCTCGCGGACACGCTGCGTAGCCGCCTCGGTTCTGGTGTCGTTGTGCTGGGCGCGGCCACGGAAGATGGCAAGGTTGCACTGATCGCCGCAGTCACCAAGGATCTTGTGGGTACGGTGCAGGCAGGCAAGATCGTTGGTGCGCTCGCAGTGAAGGTCGGCGGTAAGGGCGGTGGACGACCAGACCTCGCAGAGGCAGGCGGCACCGATCCTTCACAACTTGATGCAGCCCTCGCAAGCGCCGGTGCTACAGTGGGAGACCTAATCGGCTAG